A genomic region of Cryptomeria japonica unplaced genomic scaffold, Sugi_1.0 HiC_scaffold_2554, whole genome shotgun sequence contains the following coding sequences:
- the LOC131873581 gene encoding uncharacterized protein LOC131873581 — protein sequence MKRLGFNGPFQCVMCKEKEESLDHLLLQCDIAQGVWKLLLRKLGWETPLPKKVIDLFKSWFTEYRKSTLSSLWTVSPSIAIWELWKERNRQVFQDKEEALERVCDRVERAISEVVSAATVNHNFLEHPYCLVDIFSQS from the coding sequence ATGAAGAGGCTGGGTTTCAATGGCCCGTTCCAGTGTGTTATGTGCAAAGAAAAGGAAGAATCTTTGGATCACTTGTTGCTTCAATGTGATATAGCTCAAGGAGTGTGGAAACTCTTATTAAGAAAATTGGGGTGGGAAACTCCTCTTCCAAAAAAAGTAATAGATCTTTTCAAAAGCTGGTTCACGGAGTACAGGAAGTCAACCCTCTCGAGTCTATGGACTGTTTCGCCTTCAATTGCTATATGggaattatggaaagaaagaaataggcaaGTATTTCAAGATAAAGAAGAGGCACTGGAAAGAGTGTGCGATAGGGTGGAGAGGGCTATTTCTGAAGTTGTTTCAGCAGCAACAGTTAATCATAATTTTTTGGAACATCCGTATTGCTTGGTGGACATCTTTAGTCAATCCAG
- the LOC131873582 gene encoding uncharacterized protein LOC131873582, which produces MVDRDFLFRVLERFGFSPHWINFLKACIDGPWIFVLVNGSPQGFFQLSRGLWQGDPLPPFVFILLAKVLGRFIRHMRSEDKWKGVHVAAGVDAVTHQQFANYTILFGDASLREARIIKKTLDVFCDASDQQVNWAKSDIFFSNTDLRKQREIARILGVKVGTLPSRFLGTLLFGGPNRMSMLQRLMDSCVNKLEGWKSKWLTSAGRLLLLKSVLSAMPIYSMMCFKVLEKIVRSINQFMRFWNGKSEQDKIPLVAWDKVCQPKLAGGAGLRNWSLLNEAMGAKLIWQMYEKPDKKGVQILKHKYLDSNDRERIFTVRDPPRGSAIWNFLLSCRKVITDHITWQLGNGEKAIFWTDSWDGRPSLSLRGEVGQIRLVTEAHWGYKVRDYLVKVRSNGVDEWKWKDVDMLPLSPQ; this is translated from the coding sequence ATGGTTGATCGGGATTTCCTTTTTCGAGTATTGGAAAGGTTTGGTTTCTCCCCTCATTGGATTAACTTTTTGAAGGCATGTATTGATGGACCATGGATATTTGTATTAGTAAATGGGAGCCCGCAAGGTTTTTTCCAATTGTCTAGAGGTTTGTGGCAAGGTGATCCACTCCCTccctttgtctttattcttctgGCAAAGGTTTTGGGAAGATTTATTCGACATATGAGAAGTGAGGATAAGTGGAAAGGAGTTCATGTTGCGGCTGGTGTGGACGCggtcactcatcaacaatttgcaaatTACACAATTCTTTTTGGAGATGCCTCGCTTAGGGAGGCACGCATCATTAAAAAAACTCTTGATGTCTTTTGTGATGCGTCAGATCAACAGGTAAATTGGGCCAAATCGGATATTTTCTTTTCTAACACAGATTTGAGGAAGCAGAGGGAGATTGCTAGGATTTTGGGTGTCAAGGTTGGAACTCTTCCGAGCAGGTTCCTGGGCACTTTGCTGTTTGGGGGACCAAATCGGATGAGTATGTTGCAAAGACTGATGGACAGTTGTGTTAATAAATTAGAAGGCTGGAAGAGTAAGTGGCTCACGTCGGCTGGCAGGTTGTTGTTGCTAAAATCGGTTTTATCTGCAATGCCTATTTATTCTatgatgtgtttcaaagtccttgagaAAATTGTAAGGAGTATTAACCAGTTTATGAGGTTTTGGAATGGCAAGAGTGAGCAAGATAAAATCCCGCTGGTTGCATGGGATAAAGTCTGTCAACCAAAATTGGCAGGGGGTGCAGGTCTTAGAAATTGGAGCTTGTTGAATGAAGCAATGGGTGCAAAACTAATATGGCAAATGTATGAAAAACCAGACAAAAAAGGGGTCCAAATCCTGAAACACAAGTATTTGGATTCGAATGATAGGGAAAGGATTTTCACAGTCCGTGACCCTCCGAGAGGGTCGGCGATATGGAATTTTTTGTTGTCTTGTAGGAAAGTGATTACAGATCATATCACATGGCAATTAGGGAATGGGGAGAAAGCAATTTTCTGGACGGATTCGTGGGATGGCAGACCTTCCTTATCATTACGGGGAGAGGTAGGTCAAATCAGACTTGTGACTGAAGCACATTGGGGCTATAAAGTTAGAGATTATTTGGTTAAAGTGAGAAGTAATGGAGTGGATGAGTGGAAATGGAAGGATGTTGATATGTTACCGTTATCTCCTCAGTGA